A window of Bombyx mori chromosome 2, ASM3026992v2 contains these coding sequences:
- the LOC101747094 gene encoding uncharacterized protein LOC101747094 isoform X6 — MSIQHAIGGLASKPERDLLMQDFMTVETTNFPHEGSNHTPAHHYSEFKFKTYAPIAFRYFRDLFGIQPDDFLMSMCSAPLRELSNPGASGSIFYLTNDDEFIIKTVQHKEGEFLQKLLPGYYLNLDQNPRTLLPKFFGLYCYQCNSKNVRLVAMNNLLPSSIKMHQKYDLKGSTYKRKASKTERQKTSPTYKDLDFMEHHNEGIFLEADTYTALIKTMQRDCRVLESFKIMDYSLLVGIHNLDDAQREKNEARKLTESGQSDGEDNEGETKRTGLNRTRSEAREDFGIQVKRTQSINRQRLVAHSTAMESIQAESEPIDEEEDVPSGGIPARNARGERLLLFLGIIDILQSYRLRKKLEHTWKSMIHDGDTVSVHRPSFYAQRFLDFMAKTVFKKIPSSLKHSPSKRKSIAKPSRPQEEIDTPGRFIGRPIKDYNPEYLRQARLSPRSSVRSSMSDFTDTTISTWNQRHPPAPAEYPSVLSDRLKILDRDRINNYQRRIDFDTSNLTARDPGPSSAFYADNAYRSNVQERMETLSEQLTKVLSTGAGSSHINGSLADSGIQTDNTSTSVPQIYVSEANVGPPLKELRDAAVDTRNENNLQDIPFIDDDDDVRWKRRANIEKHKSMSNIPERVEETAKELAEERLTNSLNRAKSPTFVEKFKKFFADIGLVKPEVENTERDANTLPKSLNSSYRTRSATPTSLETRETSTLPKDMRFRKVRSTQTVYIRQESPLLRDREVQTPPQTKEQHVSVVQLNGDEHVKCEDSEKFLKEIVYIKSIDKAEIYTGKDSGSTIIVIPPAD, encoded by the exons GCATCCAGCACGCTATAGGAGGCCTAGCGTCGAAGCCCGAACGCGATCTACTCATGCAGGACTTCATGACCGTCGAGACGACGAATTTCCCCCACGAGGGATCGAACCACACGCCCGCCCATCACTATTCCGAGttcaaattcaaaacgtacGCGCCGATCGCGTTCCGTTACTTCAGAGATTTGTTTGGGATACAGCCGGACGATTTTTTg ATGTCAATGTGCAGCGCACCACTCCGCGAGCTCAGCAACCCTGGCGCTTCAGGCAGCATCTTCTATCTGACGAACGACGATGAGTTCATCATAAAGACGGTACAGCACAAGGAGGGGGAGTTTCTGCAGAAACTACTGCCTGGATACTACTTGAACCTCGATCAG AACCCCCGCACGTTATTACCAAAGTTCTTCGGCCTCTATTGCTATCAGTGTAACAGCAAAAACGTGCGTCTGGTCGCCATGAACAATCTGTTGCCTTCGTCGATCAAAATGCACCAGAAATACGACCTCAAAGGGTCCACGTACAAACGTAAG GCAAGCAAAACAGAACGACAGAAAACCTCACCGACCTACAAGGATCTCGACTTCATGGAGCATCACAACGAGGGGATATTTCTGGAAGCGGACACGTACACGGCTTTGATAAAAACGATGCAGCGTGATTGTCGTGTATTGGAGAGCTTCAAG ATCATGGACTACTCCCTCCTGGTCGGCATACATAACTTAGATGACGCCCAGCGCGAGAAGAACGAAGCCAGGAAACTGACGGAATCCGGTCAGAGCGATGGTGAGGATAACGAAGGGGAGACCAAGAGAACTGGACTCAATCGAACGAG ATCCGAAGCCAGGGAGGATTTCGGGATCCAAGTTAAAAGGACACA ATCGATAAACCGACAGCGTCTGGTCGCGCACTCGACAGCCATGGAGAGCATACAGGCGGAAAGCGAGCCCATAGATGAGGAGGAAGATGTCCC GTCCGGCGGCATCCCGGCCCGGAACGCGCGTGGCGAGCGTCTGCTGCTGTTCCTGGGCATCATCGACATACTCCAGTCGTATCGTCTCCGGAAGAAGCTCGAGCACACTTGGAAGAGCATGATACACGATGGC GACACTGTATCGGTCCACAGACCCAGCTTCTACGCTCAGAGATTCTTAGATTTCATGGCTAAAACCGTTTTCAAGAAGATACCTTCGT CCCTGAAACACTCTCCTTCGAAGCGGAAGAGCATCGCGAAGCCGTCGCGGCCACAAGAGGAAATCGATACGCCAG GACGCTTCATCGGGCGACCTATCAAAGATTACAATCCGGAATATCTGAGACAGGCCCGACTGTCGCCCAGGTCTTCGGTACGTTCTAGCATGAGCGATTTTACCGATACGACCATATCGACGTGGAACCAGCGTCACCCGCCCGCGCCCGCCGAATACCCCTCGGTCCTTTCCGACAGACTGAAAATACTAGACAGGGACAGAATCAATAACTACCAGAGGCGTATCGATTTCGACACCTCGAACTTGACGGCGCGCGATCCGGGACCCTCGTCGGCATTTTACGCCGACAACGCGTACCGGTCCAACGTTCAGGAACGGATGGAGACGCTCTCGGAACAGCTGACGAAGGTTTTGAGCACCGGGGCCGGGAGCTCACACATAAATGGTAGCTTAGCCGACAGCGGCATACAGACGGACAACACCAGCACCAGCGTGCCCCAGATATACGTATCGGAGGCGAACGTCGGACCACCGTTGAAGGAGCTCAGAGACGCGGCCGTCGATACCCGAAACGAGAACAATCTCCAGGACATACCGTTCAtagacgacgacgacgacgtcCGGTGGAAACGCAGGGCCAACATTGAGAAGCACAAGAGCATGTCCAACATACCGGAACGCGTCGAGGAGACAGCTAAGGAGCTCGCCGAAGAACGCCTCACGAACAGCCTCAATCGAGCGAAATCGCCAACGTTCGTCGAGAAATTCAAGAAATTCTTCGCCGATATAGGCCTCGTCAAACCAGAGGTCGAGAACACGGAAAGAGACGCCAACACTCTACCGAAGAGCCTCAATTCCAGTTACAGAACGAGAAGCGCGACCCCAACTTCGCTGGAGACCCGCGAAACGTCCACGCTGCCCAAGGATATGAGGTTCCGTAAGGTCAGGTCCACGCAGACGGTGTACATAAGGCAAGAGTCGCCGCTGCTGAGAGACAGGGAGGTCCAGACTCCGCCGCAGACTAAAGAGCAACACGTCTCCGTGGTGCAACTCAACGGAGACGAGCACGTAAAGTGTGAGGACTCTGAGAAGTTTCTAAAAGAAATCGTCTACATCAAGAGTATCGATAAAGCCGAGATATACACCGGCAAGGATAGCGGTAGTACAATTATCGTAATACCGCCTGCAGACTGA
- the LOC101747094 gene encoding phosphatidylinositol 4-phosphate 5-kinase type-1 alpha isoform X5, with protein MSIQHAIGGLASKPERDLLMQDFMTVETTNFPHEGSNHTPAHHYSEFKFKTYAPIAFRYFRDLFGIQPDDFLMSMCSAPLRELSNPGASGSIFYLTNDDEFIIKTVQHKEGEFLQKLLPGYYLNLDQNPRTLLPKFFGLYCYQCNSKNVRLVAMNNLLPSSIKMHQKYDLKGSTYKRKASKTERQKTSPTYKDLDFMEHHNEGIFLEADTYTALIKTMQRDCRVLESFKIMDYSLLVGIHNLDDAQREKNEARKLTESGQSDGEDNEGETKRTGLNRTRSEAREDFGIQVKRTQSINRQRLVAHSTAMESIQAESEPIDEEEDVPSGGIPARNARGERLLLFLGIIDILQSYRLRKKLEHTWKSMIHDGDTVSVHRPSFYAQRFLDFMAKTVFKKIPSLDLPEIKGNHRKFRTLVTSYIALKHSPSKRKSIAKPSRPQEEIDTPGRFIGRPIKDYNPEYLRQARLSPRSSVRSSMSDFTDTTISTWNQRHPPAPAEYPSVLSDRLKILDRDRINNYQRRIDFDTSNLTARDPGPSSAFYADNAYRSNVQERMETLSEQLTKVLSTGAGSSHINGSLADSGIQTDNTSTSVPQIYVSEANVGPPLKELRDAAVDTRNENNLQDIPFIDDDDDVRWKRRANIEKHKSMSNIPERVEETAKELAEERLTNSLNRAKSPTFVEKFKKFFADIGLVKPEVENTERDANTLPKSLNSSYRTRSATPTSLETRETSTLPKDMRFRKVRSTQTVYIRQESPLLRDREVQTPPQTKEQHVSVVQLNGDEHVKCEDSEKFLKEIVYIKSIDKAEIYTGKDSGSTIIVIPPAD; from the exons GCATCCAGCACGCTATAGGAGGCCTAGCGTCGAAGCCCGAACGCGATCTACTCATGCAGGACTTCATGACCGTCGAGACGACGAATTTCCCCCACGAGGGATCGAACCACACGCCCGCCCATCACTATTCCGAGttcaaattcaaaacgtacGCGCCGATCGCGTTCCGTTACTTCAGAGATTTGTTTGGGATACAGCCGGACGATTTTTTg ATGTCAATGTGCAGCGCACCACTCCGCGAGCTCAGCAACCCTGGCGCTTCAGGCAGCATCTTCTATCTGACGAACGACGATGAGTTCATCATAAAGACGGTACAGCACAAGGAGGGGGAGTTTCTGCAGAAACTACTGCCTGGATACTACTTGAACCTCGATCAG AACCCCCGCACGTTATTACCAAAGTTCTTCGGCCTCTATTGCTATCAGTGTAACAGCAAAAACGTGCGTCTGGTCGCCATGAACAATCTGTTGCCTTCGTCGATCAAAATGCACCAGAAATACGACCTCAAAGGGTCCACGTACAAACGTAAG GCAAGCAAAACAGAACGACAGAAAACCTCACCGACCTACAAGGATCTCGACTTCATGGAGCATCACAACGAGGGGATATTTCTGGAAGCGGACACGTACACGGCTTTGATAAAAACGATGCAGCGTGATTGTCGTGTATTGGAGAGCTTCAAG ATCATGGACTACTCCCTCCTGGTCGGCATACATAACTTAGATGACGCCCAGCGCGAGAAGAACGAAGCCAGGAAACTGACGGAATCCGGTCAGAGCGATGGTGAGGATAACGAAGGGGAGACCAAGAGAACTGGACTCAATCGAACGAG ATCCGAAGCCAGGGAGGATTTCGGGATCCAAGTTAAAAGGACACA ATCGATAAACCGACAGCGTCTGGTCGCGCACTCGACAGCCATGGAGAGCATACAGGCGGAAAGCGAGCCCATAGATGAGGAGGAAGATGTCCC GTCCGGCGGCATCCCGGCCCGGAACGCGCGTGGCGAGCGTCTGCTGCTGTTCCTGGGCATCATCGACATACTCCAGTCGTATCGTCTCCGGAAGAAGCTCGAGCACACTTGGAAGAGCATGATACACGATGGC GACACTGTATCGGTCCACAGACCCAGCTTCTACGCTCAGAGATTCTTAGATTTCATGGCTAAAACCGTTTTCAAGAAGATACCTTCGT TGGACCTGCCGGAAATCAAGGGCAACCACAGGAAGTTCCGAACCCTCGTCACTAGTTACATAG CCCTGAAACACTCTCCTTCGAAGCGGAAGAGCATCGCGAAGCCGTCGCGGCCACAAGAGGAAATCGATACGCCAG GACGCTTCATCGGGCGACCTATCAAAGATTACAATCCGGAATATCTGAGACAGGCCCGACTGTCGCCCAGGTCTTCGGTACGTTCTAGCATGAGCGATTTTACCGATACGACCATATCGACGTGGAACCAGCGTCACCCGCCCGCGCCCGCCGAATACCCCTCGGTCCTTTCCGACAGACTGAAAATACTAGACAGGGACAGAATCAATAACTACCAGAGGCGTATCGATTTCGACACCTCGAACTTGACGGCGCGCGATCCGGGACCCTCGTCGGCATTTTACGCCGACAACGCGTACCGGTCCAACGTTCAGGAACGGATGGAGACGCTCTCGGAACAGCTGACGAAGGTTTTGAGCACCGGGGCCGGGAGCTCACACATAAATGGTAGCTTAGCCGACAGCGGCATACAGACGGACAACACCAGCACCAGCGTGCCCCAGATATACGTATCGGAGGCGAACGTCGGACCACCGTTGAAGGAGCTCAGAGACGCGGCCGTCGATACCCGAAACGAGAACAATCTCCAGGACATACCGTTCAtagacgacgacgacgacgtcCGGTGGAAACGCAGGGCCAACATTGAGAAGCACAAGAGCATGTCCAACATACCGGAACGCGTCGAGGAGACAGCTAAGGAGCTCGCCGAAGAACGCCTCACGAACAGCCTCAATCGAGCGAAATCGCCAACGTTCGTCGAGAAATTCAAGAAATTCTTCGCCGATATAGGCCTCGTCAAACCAGAGGTCGAGAACACGGAAAGAGACGCCAACACTCTACCGAAGAGCCTCAATTCCAGTTACAGAACGAGAAGCGCGACCCCAACTTCGCTGGAGACCCGCGAAACGTCCACGCTGCCCAAGGATATGAGGTTCCGTAAGGTCAGGTCCACGCAGACGGTGTACATAAGGCAAGAGTCGCCGCTGCTGAGAGACAGGGAGGTCCAGACTCCGCCGCAGACTAAAGAGCAACACGTCTCCGTGGTGCAACTCAACGGAGACGAGCACGTAAAGTGTGAGGACTCTGAGAAGTTTCTAAAAGAAATCGTCTACATCAAGAGTATCGATAAAGCCGAGATATACACCGGCAAGGATAGCGGTAGTACAATTATCGTAATACCGCCTGCAGACTGA